One window of Klebsiella quasivariicola genomic DNA carries:
- the tusB gene encoding sulfurtransferase complex subunit TusB, translated as MLHTLSISPWHADIAAMLRLMEHGDDLLLLSDGVTAAIAGGRFLEILQSAPITLYVLQDDVDARGLAGQIADSVGRVSYTDFVRLTVKHAGQLAW; from the coding sequence ATGCTCCATACGCTCAGTATTTCTCCCTGGCATGCCGACATCGCAGCAATGCTTCGTTTGATGGAGCACGGTGACGATCTGTTACTGCTGTCTGATGGCGTCACGGCGGCCATCGCCGGTGGCCGCTTCCTTGAGATCCTGCAATCCGCCCCCATAACCCTTTACGTGCTGCAAGACGACGTTGACGCCCGCGGGCTCGCTGGTCAAATTGCGGACAGTGTCGGCAGGGTTAGCTATACTGATTTCGTCAGACTCACGGTCAAACATGCCGGTCAGTTGGCCTGGTGA
- the tusD gene encoding sulfurtransferase complex subunit TusD, whose protein sequence is MRFALTVTGPAYGTQQASSAWQFAQAVLQEGHELACVFFYREGVLNANQLTAPASDEFDLVRGWQSLHNEHGVALHICVAAALRRGVTDEREAQQLALPGHNLQPGFMLSGLGALAEAALTCDRMVQF, encoded by the coding sequence ATGCGTTTTGCCCTCACGGTGACCGGTCCTGCCTATGGGACGCAGCAGGCAAGCAGCGCCTGGCAGTTTGCCCAGGCCGTGCTGCAGGAAGGTCATGAACTGGCGTGCGTTTTTTTCTATCGCGAAGGCGTGCTTAACGCTAACCAGCTGACGGCGCCTGCCAGCGATGAGTTCGATCTGGTGCGTGGGTGGCAATCCCTCCACAATGAGCACGGCGTCGCGCTGCATATTTGCGTGGCGGCGGCTCTGCGCCGTGGCGTAACCGACGAACGTGAAGCGCAACAGCTCGCGTTGCCTGGCCACAACCTACAGCCGGGTTTTATGCTTAGCGGACTCGGTGCGCTGGCAGAGGCGGCGCTAACTTGCGATCGGATGGTACAGTTCTGA
- the rpsG gene encoding 30S ribosomal protein S7 has translation MPRRRVIGQRKILPDPKFGSELLAKFVNILMVDGKKSTAETIVYSALETLAQRSGKSELEAFEVALENVRPTVEVKSRRVGGSTYQVPVEVRPVRRNALAMRWIVEAARKRGDKSMALRLANELTDAADNKGTAVKKREDVHRMAEANKAFAHYRW, from the coding sequence ATGCCACGTCGTCGCGTCATTGGTCAGCGTAAAATTCTGCCGGATCCGAAGTTCGGATCAGAACTGCTGGCTAAATTTGTCAACATCCTGATGGTAGATGGTAAAAAATCTACTGCAGAAACTATCGTATACAGCGCGCTGGAGACCCTGGCTCAGCGCTCTGGTAAATCTGAACTGGAAGCCTTCGAAGTTGCGCTCGAAAACGTGCGCCCGACTGTCGAAGTTAAGTCCCGCCGCGTAGGTGGTTCTACTTATCAGGTTCCAGTTGAAGTCCGTCCGGTTCGTCGTAATGCCCTGGCAATGCGTTGGATCGTTGAAGCTGCTCGTAAACGCGGTGATAAATCCATGGCTCTGCGCCTGGCGAACGAACTCACTGATGCTGCAGACAACAAAGGTACTGCAGTTAAGAAACGTGAAGACGTTCACCGTATGGCCGAAGCCAACAAGGCGTTCGCACACTACCGTTGGTAA
- the tusC gene encoding sulfurtransferase complex subunit TusC — protein MKRVAFVFSSAPHGSAAGREGLDALLATSALTDEIGVFFVGDGVFQLLPEQQPGVVLARDYIATFKLLSLYDIDQCWLCVDSARERGLDPATPWVVDVECLASDALRARLHEFDVILRF, from the coding sequence ATGAAACGTGTGGCTTTTGTTTTTTCCTCCGCGCCGCACGGCAGTGCCGCCGGCAGAGAAGGCCTGGATGCCTTATTAGCCACCTCCGCCCTTACTGACGAGATTGGCGTTTTTTTCGTGGGTGACGGCGTGTTTCAGCTATTGCCCGAACAGCAGCCTGGCGTGGTACTGGCCCGCGACTACATCGCCACCTTTAAATTGCTGTCGCTATACGATATCGATCAGTGTTGGCTGTGCGTCGACTCCGCGCGAGAGCGCGGTCTGGACCCCGCGACCCCGTGGGTGGTGGATGTCGAATGCCTGGCATCGGATGCCCTGCGCGCCCGTCTGCATGAATTTGATGTGATTTTGCGTTTCTGA
- the rpsL gene encoding 30S ribosomal protein S12, with the protein MATINQLVRKPRARKVAKSNVPALEACPQKRGVCTRVYTTTPKKPNSALRKVCRVRLTNGFEVTSYIGGEGHNLQEHSVILIRGGRVKDLPGVRYHTVRGALDCSGVKDRKQARSKYGVKRPKA; encoded by the coding sequence ATGGCAACAATTAACCAGCTGGTACGCAAACCACGCGCGCGCAAAGTTGCAAAGAGCAACGTGCCAGCGCTGGAAGCCTGCCCGCAGAAACGTGGCGTATGTACTCGCGTATATACCACCACTCCTAAGAAACCGAACTCCGCACTGCGTAAAGTTTGCCGTGTGCGTCTGACTAACGGTTTCGAAGTCACCTCCTACATCGGTGGTGAAGGTCACAACCTGCAGGAGCACTCCGTGATCCTGATCCGTGGCGGTCGTGTTAAAGACCTTCCGGGTGTTCGTTACCACACCGTTCGTGGTGCGCTTGACTGCTCCGGCGTTAAAGACCGTAAGCAGGCTCGCTCCAAGTATGGCGTGAAGCGTCCTAAGGCTTAA